One stretch of Ornithinimicrobium ciconiae DNA includes these proteins:
- the hemQ gene encoding hydrogen peroxide-dependent heme synthase — MTEHPQAPAQSAADPQAGLDTERINEEIRYVMYSVFRTVGPIGDDRDDLAHEIEVLLSTLEGEGVVVRGLYDVSGLRADADFLVWWHAESVELLQSAYQRLRRTELGMQMEPVWSNVGLHRPAEFNRGHIPAFLAGEEPGAYICVYPFVRSYDWYVLPQEERSAMLREHGMAARDYKDVRANTVASFALGDYEWLLAFEAEELHRIVDLMRELRAVDARRHVREEIPFFTGPRVTAAQLVASLP; from the coding sequence ATGACCGAGCACCCCCAGGCCCCCGCCCAGTCCGCCGCCGACCCCCAGGCAGGTCTGGACACCGAGCGCATCAACGAAGAGATCCGCTATGTCATGTATTCGGTCTTCCGCACCGTCGGTCCGATCGGTGACGACCGCGACGACCTGGCGCACGAGATCGAGGTGCTGCTCTCCACCCTGGAGGGCGAGGGGGTCGTCGTCCGTGGGCTGTATGACGTGTCGGGCCTGCGCGCGGACGCGGACTTCCTGGTCTGGTGGCACGCGGAGTCGGTCGAGCTGCTGCAGTCGGCCTACCAGCGGCTGCGCCGCACCGAGCTCGGGATGCAGATGGAGCCGGTCTGGAGCAATGTCGGGCTGCACCGTCCCGCCGAGTTCAACCGGGGGCACATCCCGGCCTTCCTGGCGGGGGAGGAGCCGGGGGCCTACATCTGCGTCTATCCGTTCGTGCGGTCCTACGACTGGTATGTCCTGCCCCAGGAGGAGCGCAGTGCCATGCTGCGCGAGCACGGCATGGCCGCCCGCGACTACAAGGACGTGCGGGCCAACACGGTGGCCAGTTTCGCGCTGGGGGACTACGAGTGGCTGCTGGCTTTCGAGGCCGAGGAGCTGCACCGGATCGTGGACCTGATGCGGGAGCTGCGGGCGGTGGACGCGCGCCGGCATGTCCGGGAGGAGATCCCGTTCTTCACCGGTCCGCGCGTCACCGCCGCTCAGCTAGTGGCCAGCCTGCCCTGA
- a CDS encoding TrkH family potassium uptake protein — MSPARLITGAFALAVIVGTLLLLLPISRAPGTPPDVMVAAFTTVSAVCVTGLTTVDTATYWTGFGQVVILALIQVGGLGVMALATLLTLAVRGRLGLRTTLVAQADTHSTSLGDVRVVLGRMVILMLSIETVVAIGLTLRFRAAYDDDWGSALWHGIFHAGSAFNNAGFALFSTNLMGMVTDIWIIGPICLAIVLGGLGFPVLRELWHRWRSPRRWSLHTTLTVWGTVALLVLGIALFWIVEGLPGGTLDGLSPGGQAVGALGGGVFPRTAGFNSVDYGQVRDETEAITTGLMFIGGGSAGTAGGIKITTFLILFAVIAAEIRGQSDVTIGRRRVGTDVQRQALTVALLAVGLVAVATVITLAVTSLPVFDVIFEVVSAFATVGLSTGITPDLPVAAQLVLMALMFIGRVGSITVASALALNTRTRRYRYPEERPIVG, encoded by the coding sequence GTGTCGCCGGCCCGGCTGATCACGGGGGCCTTCGCTCTCGCGGTGATCGTCGGCACCCTCCTGCTGCTCCTGCCGATCTCTCGGGCACCGGGCACTCCCCCGGATGTGATGGTCGCTGCGTTCACGACCGTGTCGGCGGTCTGCGTCACCGGCCTGACGACGGTGGACACCGCGACCTACTGGACCGGCTTCGGGCAGGTCGTCATCCTCGCCCTCATCCAGGTCGGCGGGCTCGGGGTGATGGCCCTGGCGACCCTGCTGACCCTCGCCGTGCGAGGCAGGCTCGGGCTGCGCACCACCCTGGTCGCGCAGGCAGACACACACTCCACGTCGCTCGGAGACGTCCGGGTCGTGCTGGGCCGCATGGTCATCCTGATGCTGTCCATCGAGACGGTCGTCGCCATCGGGCTCACCCTGCGCTTCCGCGCCGCCTACGACGACGACTGGGGCAGCGCCCTGTGGCACGGCATCTTTCACGCTGGCTCGGCCTTCAACAACGCGGGCTTTGCCCTGTTCAGCACGAATCTCATGGGCATGGTCACCGACATCTGGATCATCGGACCCATCTGCCTCGCCATCGTCCTGGGCGGCCTGGGCTTCCCCGTGCTGCGCGAGCTCTGGCACCGCTGGCGGTCTCCACGACGCTGGAGTCTGCACACCACGCTGACCGTATGGGGCACGGTCGCGCTGCTGGTCCTGGGCATCGCCCTGTTCTGGATCGTCGAGGGCCTTCCCGGTGGCACGTTGGACGGCCTGAGTCCCGGAGGGCAGGCTGTTGGCGCCCTCGGAGGCGGCGTCTTTCCACGCACCGCGGGGTTCAACAGCGTCGACTACGGCCAGGTCCGGGACGAGACCGAGGCGATCACGACCGGGCTGATGTTCATCGGTGGTGGCAGCGCCGGCACCGCCGGTGGCATCAAGATCACGACCTTCCTCATCCTGTTCGCCGTGATCGCTGCGGAGATTCGCGGCCAATCCGACGTGACCATCGGCCGTCGCCGGGTCGGCACCGACGTGCAGCGACAGGCACTGACCGTCGCCCTGCTCGCCGTGGGTCTGGTGGCGGTCGCCACCGTCATCACCCTCGCTGTGACCTCTCTGCCCGTGTTCGATGTCATATTTGAGGTGGTCTCCGCGTTCGCCACGGTGGGCCTGTCGACGGGCATCACGCCGGACCTGCCGGTCGCCGCCCAGCTGGTTCTGATGGCCCTGATGTTTATCGGCCGGGTCGGCAGCATCACGGTCGCCTCAGCCCTGGCTCTCAACACCCGCACCCGCCGTTACCGCTATCCCGAGGAGCGCCCCATTGTTGGCTAG
- the msrB gene encoding peptide-methionine (R)-S-oxide reductase MsrB: MTENDYPVSKTDQQWREQLSAEEFAVLRQAGTERPFVGEYTDTKTEGVYSCRACDAELFRSETKFESHCGWPSFYAPLAKDTVEYIEDNSLGRARTEVRCATCGSHLGHVFEGEGYDTPTDQRYCMNSIAMTLKPTVAATKPAAAADLGKQSTSVGGTF; encoded by the coding sequence ATGACCGAGAACGACTACCCCGTCAGCAAGACCGACCAGCAGTGGCGCGAGCAGCTCTCCGCTGAGGAGTTCGCGGTGCTCCGCCAGGCCGGCACCGAGCGCCCCTTCGTCGGGGAGTACACCGACACCAAGACCGAGGGCGTCTACTCCTGCCGAGCCTGCGATGCAGAGCTCTTCCGCAGTGAGACCAAGTTTGAGAGCCACTGCGGGTGGCCCTCGTTCTATGCGCCGCTGGCCAAGGACACCGTGGAGTACATCGAGGACAACTCCCTGGGCCGCGCCCGCACCGAGGTGCGCTGCGCCACCTGTGGCTCGCACCTGGGCCACGTCTTCGAGGGGGAGGGCTATGACACCCCGACCGACCAGCGCTACTGCATGAACTCCATCGCGATGACCCTCAAGCCGACGGTCGCCGCGACCAAGCCCGCGGCCGCCGCGGACCTGGGCAAGCAGTCCACCAGCGTGGGCGGCACCTTCTGA
- the hemE gene encoding uroporphyrinogen decarboxylase, with amino-acid sequence MTGSGIVTTHPIAQPTPDPVPAGSPTHTPDTPPNADTTASADPRHSALVTAARGGRARHTPVWFMRQAGRSLPEYKKVREGIPMLESCAMPDLVTEITLQPVRRHGVDAAILFSDIVVPLKAIGVDLDIVAGTGPVVAEPFATRADLDRLPALTPEHVPYITEAVGSLVAELGPTPLIGFTGAPFTLASYLVEGGPSKTHQRTKALMHGDPELWHDLCARLAQIAGTFLQVQIDAGASAVQVFDSWVGALPRTDYLRFVEPHSRAVLETVAGQVPRIHFGVGTGELLADMAAAGTEVIGVDYRLSLTDAVQRTGGAYAVQGNLDPALLFAPWPVIEARVIEIVEEGRAAPGHIFNLGHGVLPDTDPSVLTRVVELVHSLG; translated from the coding sequence ATGACAGGATCGGGGATCGTGACCACCCATCCCATCGCGCAGCCGACCCCGGACCCCGTCCCCGCCGGGAGCCCCACCCACACCCCTGACACCCCGCCGAATGCCGACACGACCGCCAGCGCCGACCCTCGCCACAGCGCTCTGGTCACCGCCGCGCGGGGCGGCAGGGCACGGCATACCCCCGTCTGGTTCATGCGGCAGGCGGGTCGGTCACTGCCGGAGTACAAGAAGGTCCGCGAGGGCATCCCGATGCTCGAGTCGTGCGCGATGCCCGACCTGGTCACCGAGATCACCCTGCAGCCCGTGCGCCGGCACGGGGTGGACGCCGCGATCCTGTTCAGCGACATCGTCGTCCCGCTCAAGGCCATCGGCGTCGACCTGGACATCGTGGCGGGCACCGGTCCCGTGGTGGCCGAGCCGTTCGCGACCCGCGCTGACCTGGACCGGCTCCCGGCGCTGACTCCCGAGCACGTGCCTTACATCACCGAGGCCGTCGGCTCGCTCGTCGCGGAGCTGGGTCCGACACCGCTCATCGGCTTCACGGGTGCCCCCTTCACGCTGGCGAGCTATCTGGTCGAGGGTGGTCCGTCCAAGACGCACCAGCGCACCAAGGCGCTGATGCACGGGGACCCCGAGCTGTGGCACGACCTGTGCGCACGTCTGGCGCAGATCGCCGGCACCTTCCTGCAGGTGCAGATCGACGCCGGGGCCTCCGCGGTCCAGGTGTTCGACTCCTGGGTGGGGGCACTGCCGCGCACGGACTATCTGCGTTTCGTCGAACCGCACTCACGCGCGGTGCTGGAGACGGTCGCGGGCCAGGTTCCGCGGATCCACTTCGGTGTCGGCACCGGCGAGCTCCTGGCCGACATGGCTGCTGCGGGGACGGAGGTGATCGGCGTGGACTATCGCCTATCCCTCACCGACGCGGTCCAGCGCACAGGCGGGGCGTATGCCGTCCAGGGCAACCTTGATCCTGCGCTGCTGTTTGCTCCGTGGCCGGTCATCGAGGCCCGGGTCATCGAGATCGTGGAGGAGGGGCGTGCCGCCCCGGGACACATCTTCAACCTGGGCCACGGCGTCCTGCCGGACACCGACCCGAGCGTGCTGACCCGGGTGGTCGAGCTGGTGCACTCGCTCGGCTGA
- a CDS encoding DUF2500 domain-containing protein — MDMHVFSWMFIGVPAFIGLIWLIILGTIGWRVWKAWDQRRSNESEPVLAFPARVIGKRDSVSGGNNSTRTHYYVTFERLDLQRLELEVEGPEFGMLAVGDTGRLTHQGSWYQGFVRDTRPTPPPA; from the coding sequence ATGGACATGCACGTCTTCTCCTGGATGTTTATCGGGGTGCCCGCCTTCATCGGGCTCATCTGGCTGATCATCCTCGGCACCATCGGGTGGCGTGTCTGGAAGGCATGGGACCAGCGTCGCTCCAACGAGTCAGAGCCGGTGCTGGCCTTCCCTGCGCGGGTGATCGGCAAGCGGGACAGCGTCAGCGGGGGCAACAACTCAACGCGCACGCACTACTACGTCACCTTCGAACGCCTGGATCTGCAGCGTCTCGAGCTCGAGGTGGAGGGACCGGAGTTTGGGATGCTGGCGGTCGGGGACACAGGACGTCTCACCCATCAGGGCAGCTGGTATCAGGGGTTCGTCAGGGACACCCGACCGACCCCGCCTCCCGCCTGA
- a CDS encoding potassium channel family protein codes for MARNRTARPTVLIIGLGRFGSAVAETLVNQDVEVLCVDEDAERVQHFAGQFTHTVQADATDGDAMRQLGVGQFDRAVVAIGNDIEASVLAVITLVEAGVEQIWAKAITRKHGKILDRIGATHVIYPELMMGQRVGHMVTGLMNDYIEFEGGYAIARTYAPPETWAKTLGESAIRTRHRITVVGVKRPGDSFTYALPDTPVARGDELIVAGTIPDVERFSSLQARRHERP; via the coding sequence TTGGCTAGAAACCGGACCGCACGGCCCACCGTCCTCATCATCGGCCTCGGGCGGTTCGGCTCCGCTGTCGCCGAGACCCTCGTGAACCAGGACGTGGAGGTGCTGTGCGTCGACGAGGACGCCGAGCGGGTCCAGCACTTCGCAGGGCAGTTCACCCACACCGTCCAGGCCGACGCCACCGACGGCGATGCCATGCGCCAGCTGGGCGTCGGGCAGTTCGACAGGGCGGTCGTCGCGATCGGCAACGACATCGAGGCCAGCGTGCTGGCGGTCATCACCCTGGTCGAGGCCGGGGTCGAGCAGATCTGGGCCAAGGCGATCACCCGCAAGCACGGCAAGATCCTGGACAGGATCGGCGCGACCCACGTGATCTATCCCGAGCTGATGATGGGCCAGCGCGTCGGCCACATGGTGACCGGCCTGATGAACGACTACATCGAGTTCGAGGGCGGCTATGCCATCGCTCGCACCTATGCACCGCCGGAGACTTGGGCCAAGACCCTGGGCGAGTCCGCGATCCGCACCCGCCACCGCATCACCGTCGTCGGTGTCAAGCGGCCTGGGGACAGCTTCACCTACGCCCTACCGGACACCCCGGTCGCCCGCGGTGACGAGCTGATCGTCGCTGGCACCATCCCCGACGTCGAGCGGTTTAGCAGCCTGCAGGCACGGCGCCACGAACGGCCCTAG
- a CDS encoding alpha/beta fold hydrolase, protein MLRVFGPARLEDGDDDHQGRPSRRQRQLLAALAARPGQVVPVGTLADWMWGDQGPADPGAAIQTLVHRARRSLSPPTSIETSGAGYRLVAPTEGLDVLLFEEQVRAARDVEPQKTLVLLTAALGLWQGEPYADLDHVDLVAERGRLLALADEARTGLVQANLRLGRHHETVALAEEFLSRRPHDESVLAALMTGLYATGQQVAALSRFAVHREQLADELGLDPSQGLRDLEESILRHELVVTGSTQPPGSTRNGVPHPDSPATQRIRFCRSRDGTRLAYATSGDGPPLVKAATWLTHLTHDWDSPVWHHWLAGLSATHTLLRYDERGCGLSEWDVADISFEAWVDDLETVVDAEELETFPLLGLSQGAAVSIAYAARHPERVSVLLLYGGYARGRTLRAVTEEDRREASLHLELARVGWGRDDPAFRQVFTSQIIPDGTQELWASFNALQARTCSPENAVRFMEAFGTIDVVDAATRVSCPTLVMHSQEEVRQPVEVGLELAALIPGSRFVPLPSRNHLLTADERAWGLFLEHARAFLAEHLG, encoded by the coding sequence ATGCTCCGGGTCTTCGGACCGGCACGTCTCGAGGACGGCGACGATGATCACCAGGGGCGGCCTTCCCGCCGTCAACGGCAGTTGCTCGCAGCCCTGGCGGCTCGGCCCGGACAGGTGGTGCCCGTCGGGACCCTCGCTGACTGGATGTGGGGCGATCAGGGACCTGCCGATCCGGGCGCCGCCATCCAGACCCTGGTCCACAGAGCGCGCCGGTCACTGTCACCACCGACCTCGATCGAGACCTCCGGTGCCGGCTACCGCCTGGTGGCGCCCACGGAGGGTCTCGACGTCCTGCTCTTTGAGGAGCAGGTCCGCGCGGCCCGAGATGTCGAGCCCCAGAAGACACTCGTCCTGCTCACGGCGGCGCTGGGACTCTGGCAGGGCGAGCCTTATGCCGACCTGGACCACGTGGACCTGGTCGCCGAGCGCGGGCGTTTGCTCGCCCTCGCCGACGAGGCGCGCACCGGGCTGGTCCAGGCCAACCTGAGGCTGGGGCGGCACCACGAGACGGTGGCCCTGGCCGAGGAGTTCCTCAGCAGACGACCCCACGACGAATCCGTCCTGGCCGCCCTGATGACGGGGCTGTATGCGACCGGGCAGCAGGTTGCTGCGCTGAGTCGGTTCGCGGTGCACCGGGAGCAGCTGGCGGACGAGTTGGGCCTGGACCCTTCCCAGGGCCTGCGTGACCTCGAAGAGTCGATCCTGCGCCACGAGCTCGTCGTGACCGGCAGCACGCAACCACCGGGGAGCACCAGAAACGGTGTCCCACATCCTGACTCACCAGCCACGCAGCGGATCCGCTTCTGCCGCAGCCGGGATGGCACCCGACTGGCCTACGCCACCTCGGGCGACGGCCCGCCGCTGGTGAAGGCCGCGACCTGGCTGACCCACCTCACCCACGACTGGGACAGCCCGGTGTGGCACCACTGGCTGGCTGGACTCAGTGCCACGCACACGCTGCTGCGGTATGACGAGCGCGGTTGCGGTCTGTCGGAGTGGGACGTCGCCGACATCAGTTTCGAGGCCTGGGTCGACGACCTGGAGACCGTGGTCGACGCTGAGGAGTTGGAGACCTTCCCGCTGCTGGGGCTGTCCCAGGGCGCCGCTGTCTCGATCGCCTATGCGGCGCGCCACCCCGAGCGGGTCAGCGTCCTGCTGCTCTACGGCGGCTACGCGCGGGGGCGCACCCTCCGGGCGGTCACGGAGGAGGACCGCCGGGAGGCGAGTCTGCACCTGGAGCTCGCGCGCGTCGGGTGGGGGCGTGACGATCCTGCGTTCCGGCAGGTCTTCACCTCCCAGATCATCCCGGACGGGACGCAGGAGCTCTGGGCCTCGTTCAACGCGCTGCAGGCCCGGACCTGCTCACCGGAGAACGCGGTCCGGTTCATGGAGGCCTTCGGCACCATCGACGTCGTCGATGCCGCCACGCGCGTCTCCTGCCCGACGCTGGTCATGCACTCCCAGGAGGAGGTGCGCCAACCGGTTGAGGTCGGCCTGGAGCTCGCCGCGCTGATCCCGGGGAGCCGCTTCGTCCCCCTCCCCAGCCGCAACCACCTGCTCACTGCGGACGAGCGTGCGTGGGGGCTGTTCCTCGAGCACGCCAGAGCCTTCCTGGCAGAGCATCTCGGCTGA
- a CDS encoding DUF4349 domain-containing protein produces the protein MSLPTRPRGRLAAAASAVALTLLLATGCSTSSGDEGADLQEPASEMSDSAMDGGDAGAADDSGGEEGRGGLGAGEQAEQVTQALPEGRMIARDATLSVAVEDVDRAAAEVRAAAAAAEGWVVSEDVAPDTDPDTYDGYAVLVISVPSTKLDSTLTAIGPIGQVTESTLTSEDVTAQFTDTTARIATLESSITRLRGLMEDATGIDDIVALERELAQREADLDALKGLAEGLENDVQRSSITVTLREADPAAPVEEPDKASTGFAAGLDSGWQAFLGAVTFVLTAIGALLPFIIVAAIIAVPVLWWRRRRAVNAGNSRDRSPDPAPTHTE, from the coding sequence ATGTCGCTTCCCACCCGACCCCGTGGACGACTGGCGGCCGCCGCGAGTGCCGTCGCCCTGACCCTGCTTCTGGCCACCGGCTGCTCAACGAGCTCCGGTGACGAGGGCGCGGACCTGCAGGAGCCCGCCTCGGAGATGAGCGATAGCGCCATGGACGGTGGTGACGCAGGCGCGGCTGACGACTCCGGTGGGGAGGAGGGCAGGGGTGGTCTCGGCGCGGGCGAGCAGGCCGAGCAGGTGACGCAGGCCCTGCCCGAGGGGCGGATGATCGCGCGCGACGCCACCCTGAGCGTTGCGGTGGAGGACGTCGACCGGGCCGCGGCCGAGGTGCGGGCGGCTGCGGCGGCTGCCGAGGGGTGGGTGGTCAGCGAGGACGTTGCACCGGACACTGACCCAGACACCTATGACGGCTATGCCGTGCTGGTGATCTCGGTGCCGAGCACGAAGCTGGACAGCACGCTGACCGCCATCGGTCCCATCGGTCAGGTCACTGAGAGCACCTTGACCAGCGAGGACGTGACAGCGCAGTTCACCGACACCACCGCGCGGATCGCGACCCTCGAGTCGAGCATCACCCGGCTGCGGGGTCTGATGGAGGACGCGACCGGCATCGACGACATCGTCGCCCTCGAGCGCGAGCTCGCGCAGCGGGAGGCCGACCTGGACGCCCTCAAGGGTCTGGCCGAGGGTCTGGAGAACGACGTCCAACGCTCCAGCATCACGGTCACCCTGCGCGAGGCCGACCCCGCCGCTCCGGTGGAGGAGCCAGACAAGGCCAGCACGGGCTTCGCCGCGGGTCTGGACAGCGGGTGGCAGGCGTTCCTGGGAGCCGTGACCTTCGTGCTCACCGCCATCGGCGCCCTGCTCCCGTTCATCATCGTCGCGGCCATCATCGCGGTCCCCGTGCTCTGGTGGCGCCGGCGGCGTGCGGTGAACGCGGGGAACAGTCGGGACCGGTCTCCCGACCCAGCCCCGACCCACACCGAGTAG
- a CDS encoding deoxyribonuclease IV — protein MAHPIGAHVGQTDPIAEAQARGADAVQFFLGDPQSYKGPVVEYAGGPAALKAAAEQAGVDLYVHAPYPINVASLNNRIRIPGRKLLQQHVTAAAQIGAKGIVVHGGHLGVDEDAAKGFDNWRKCIDGLDMPIPVLIENTAGGDNAMARRLEALDRLWEAIGQAEGGDTVGFCLDTCHAHAGGIDLSDVVDRVRAITGRIDLVHANDSRDAFDSGADRHTNLGSGLIAGDAVAEVVRAADAPAVVETPGGAQEQGADITWLRERVG, from the coding sequence ATGGCACACCCGATTGGCGCACACGTGGGACAGACCGACCCGATCGCCGAGGCACAGGCCCGTGGCGCGGACGCGGTCCAGTTCTTCCTGGGCGACCCGCAGAGTTACAAGGGACCCGTGGTGGAGTATGCCGGGGGGCCGGCCGCGCTGAAGGCTGCGGCTGAGCAGGCGGGCGTGGATCTGTATGTCCACGCCCCCTATCCCATCAATGTCGCCTCGCTCAACAACCGGATCCGCATCCCCGGGCGCAAGCTGCTCCAGCAGCACGTCACCGCCGCGGCGCAGATCGGTGCCAAGGGGATCGTGGTGCACGGCGGGCACCTCGGGGTCGACGAGGACGCTGCCAAGGGCTTCGACAACTGGCGCAAGTGCATCGACGGCCTCGACATGCCGATCCCGGTGCTCATCGAGAACACCGCGGGCGGCGACAACGCGATGGCTCGCCGGCTCGAGGCGCTCGACCGGCTGTGGGAGGCGATCGGCCAGGCCGAGGGCGGCGACACCGTCGGCTTCTGCCTGGACACCTGTCACGCCCACGCTGGCGGCATCGATCTCAGCGACGTCGTCGACAGGGTGCGGGCGATCACCGGGCGGATCGACCTGGTCCACGCCAACGACTCCCGCGACGCCTTCGACTCCGGTGCCGACCGGCACACCAACCTCGGCTCTGGCCTGATCGCCGGTGACGCGGTGGCTGAGGTGGTGCGCGCCGCCGACGCCCCGGCCGTCGTGGAGACCCCGGGCGGGGCCCAGGAGCAGGGCGCCGACATCACCTGGCTGCGTGAGCGGGTGGGCTGA
- the yczE gene encoding membrane protein YczE, with translation MTPPIDPAEPRSVLGLQRMTPRQQLRAGRLPHRLIQLAIGLVLFGLSMAIVIRAGLGMIPWDVFHYGVATHVPLSFGTITIIVALCVLLLWIPLREMPGVGTVANAIVVGLAADAGLRIFSEPEPLVLQILMMVAGIVLNAFSTAMYIGAQLGPGPRDGLMTGLAHRTRFSVRSIRTAIEVAVVASGWLLGGLVGLGTVLFALTIGPLTQLFLPPLVVKVNPPARD, from the coding sequence GTGACACCCCCCATCGACCCCGCTGAGCCGCGCTCCGTCCTCGGCCTGCAGCGCATGACGCCACGCCAGCAACTCCGGGCCGGACGACTCCCCCACCGGCTGATCCAGCTCGCTATCGGCCTGGTCCTCTTCGGGCTGTCCATGGCGATCGTGATCCGGGCCGGCCTGGGGATGATCCCCTGGGACGTCTTCCACTACGGCGTGGCCACGCACGTGCCGCTGAGCTTTGGCACGATCACGATCATCGTCGCCCTCTGCGTGCTGCTGCTGTGGATCCCGCTGCGGGAGATGCCGGGCGTGGGGACGGTGGCCAACGCGATCGTGGTCGGTCTCGCGGCCGACGCCGGGCTCAGGATCTTCAGCGAGCCGGAGCCGCTCGTGCTGCAGATCCTCATGATGGTGGCCGGCATCGTGCTCAACGCCTTCTCCACCGCGATGTATATCGGCGCTCAGCTCGGACCTGGGCCGCGTGACGGCCTGATGACCGGCCTGGCGCACCGCACCCGCTTCAGCGTGCGATCCATCCGCACCGCCATCGAGGTCGCGGTCGTCGCCAGCGGGTGGCTTCTGGGCGGTCTCGTGGGGCTCGGCACAGTCCTCTTCGCGCTGACGATCGGCCCCCTGACGCAGCTCTTCCTCCCGCCGCTGGTCGTCAAGGTCAACCCGCCCGCTCGCGACTGA
- the hemG gene encoding protoporphyrinogen oxidase, producing the protein MRYLVIGGGISGLAAAWELVQHVPAAEVTVLDASDRPGGKLRGARVSGVGVDVGAESVLARRTEALDLIAEVGLGERLVHPTGASAAIWSRGELHPIPRQTLLGVPADPADLGSLLTPQEIARISAEVPDPVAAQDISVGELVAARLGDAVVDRLVEPLLGGVYAGHARRISAAAAAPALLTAARAGESLVSTAARAVPAPPTESASPRPPVFAGLEGGLHQLPAALVERLTERGVVVRSGTIVRELHRTDQGWQVVSGPVPSPEVHEADRVVLALPPAPAARLLRDVAPEASGALSIVETASMAVLTFAFAASELPTLNGSGFLVPPRDGRFIKAATFSAAKWDWVRAHGVGAGLDGEDVVLLRASVGRHREEASLQHPDPVLLDRALADLSLAIGSALPTPVARHVRRWGGGLPQYAVGHLDLVATVKAGVAACPGLAVAGAAYDGVGIPACIGSGRAAARQVLST; encoded by the coding sequence GTGCGGTATCTCGTGATCGGCGGCGGCATCAGTGGTCTGGCAGCGGCGTGGGAGCTGGTGCAGCACGTCCCGGCAGCCGAGGTGACGGTCCTGGACGCCTCCGACCGGCCGGGCGGCAAGCTGCGTGGAGCGCGCGTGAGCGGCGTCGGCGTCGACGTGGGTGCTGAGTCGGTCCTGGCGCGCCGCACCGAGGCCCTGGACCTGATCGCGGAGGTGGGGCTCGGCGAACGACTCGTCCACCCGACCGGTGCCAGCGCCGCGATCTGGAGCCGCGGCGAGCTCCACCCCATCCCGCGCCAGACCCTGCTGGGCGTGCCGGCCGACCCCGCCGACCTCGGCAGTCTGCTGACCCCGCAAGAGATTGCCAGGATCAGCGCAGAGGTGCCCGATCCAGTTGCAGCCCAGGACATCTCGGTCGGCGAGTTGGTGGCCGCCCGGCTCGGTGACGCTGTCGTGGACCGCCTGGTCGAGCCACTCCTCGGAGGGGTGTATGCCGGGCACGCCCGCCGGATCTCTGCCGCGGCCGCCGCTCCGGCGCTGTTGACGGCCGCCCGGGCGGGGGAGTCACTGGTGTCGACGGCTGCCCGCGCCGTGCCCGCACCCCCGACGGAGAGCGCCAGCCCCCGCCCACCCGTCTTCGCCGGGCTCGAGGGCGGCCTTCACCAGCTCCCGGCAGCACTGGTGGAGCGGTTGACCGAGCGCGGGGTCGTGGTGCGCAGCGGCACCATCGTCCGGGAGCTGCACCGGACCGATCAGGGCTGGCAGGTGGTCAGCGGTCCGGTGCCCAGCCCCGAGGTGCACGAGGCGGACCGGGTCGTCCTGGCACTGCCGCCGGCCCCGGCTGCGCGACTGCTCCGCGACGTGGCACCAGAGGCCTCGGGTGCGCTCAGCATTGTCGAGACGGCGTCGATGGCGGTGCTGACCTTCGCGTTCGCTGCCTCGGAGTTGCCGACGCTGAACGGTTCGGGCTTCCTCGTGCCACCGCGTGACGGCCGGTTCATCAAGGCTGCGACGTTCAGCGCCGCCAAGTGGGACTGGGTGCGCGCGCACGGCGTCGGGGCCGGACTGGACGGCGAGGACGTCGTGCTCCTGCGGGCGTCGGTCGGTCGCCATCGTGAGGAGGCCTCCCTGCAGCATCCGGACCCGGTGCTGCTGGACCGCGCCCTGGCGGATCTCAGCCTGGCCATCGGGTCGGCGCTCCCGACCCCCGTGGCCCGTCACGTGCGGCGGTGGGGCGGCGGACTGCCGCAGTATGCCGTGGGCCACCTCGACCTGGTGGCCACCGTGAAGGCAGGCGTCGCTGCCTGTCCCGGACTGGCCGTGGCGGGCGCCGCCTATGACGGCGTCGGCATCCCCGCGTGCATCGGCAGCGGTCGCGCGGCGGCACGTCAGGTGCTCAGCACCTGA